One Methylocaldum marinum DNA window includes the following coding sequences:
- a CDS encoding FecCD family ABC transporter permease: MIADYRLAGLLLLLILMSMLSLTLGRYPIALPELVQVLAGLGSGQVADEGQQVLRNVLLEIRLPRILAAILVGAGLSASGAAFQAVFVNPLVSPGLLGVLAGGSFGAALGMIVSDHWLVVQVSAFLFGLLAVLIALGIVRVYRSESLLMLVLGGIISSGLFTALLSIVKYLADPYNQLPAIVYWLMGNLSNAELSVVLTLALPMLAGILLLVLYARHMNVLSMGDEEARSLGIDTRRVRLVIILAATLISALTVVMAGMIGWIGLIVPHIARMIVGPENGRLIPASALLGGIFLLLVDDLARNLFTVEIPIGVLSELLGIPIFILVLRNARKGWSA, encoded by the coding sequence ATGATCGCGGACTATCGCTTGGCGGGATTGCTGCTCCTGCTCATTCTGATGTCGATGCTGTCCCTGACCCTGGGCCGCTATCCCATAGCGCTGCCCGAACTGGTACAGGTGCTGGCGGGCCTCGGCAGCGGGCAAGTCGCGGACGAAGGACAGCAAGTTCTGCGCAATGTGCTGCTCGAGATCCGGCTGCCCCGCATCCTGGCGGCGATCCTGGTGGGCGCGGGGCTGTCGGCTTCCGGCGCCGCCTTTCAGGCGGTCTTCGTGAATCCGCTGGTCTCGCCGGGGCTGCTCGGGGTGCTGGCCGGCGGTTCTTTCGGCGCGGCGCTGGGCATGATCGTCTCCGACCACTGGCTGGTGGTACAAGTCAGCGCCTTCCTCTTCGGCCTGCTCGCGGTGCTGATCGCCCTCGGCATCGTCCGCGTCTACCGCAGCGAATCCCTGCTCATGCTGGTGCTCGGCGGCATCATCAGCAGCGGGTTATTCACCGCCTTGCTGTCGATCGTCAAATATCTCGCCGATCCCTACAACCAACTGCCCGCCATCGTCTACTGGCTGATGGGCAATCTGTCCAACGCGGAGCTGTCGGTAGTGCTGACCTTGGCGCTGCCCATGCTGGCCGGCATCCTGCTCCTGGTGCTCTACGCCCGGCACATGAACGTGCTCAGCATGGGTGACGAGGAGGCGCGGTCCCTGGGTATCGACACGCGACGCGTGCGGCTCGTGATCATTCTCGCCGCCACCTTGATCAGCGCGCTCACCGTGGTGATGGCGGGGATGATCGGCTGGATCGGTCTCATCGTCCCGCACATCGCGCGAATGATCGTGGGACCCGAAAATGGACGTCTGATACCGGCCAGCGCCCTGCTGGGCGGGATCTTCCTGCTGCTGGTGGACGACCTGGCGCGCAACCTCTTTACCGTGGAAATCCCCATCGGCGTGCTCAGCGAATTGCTCGGCATCCCCATATTCATCCTGGTACTGCGCAATGCCCGCAAGGGCTGGAGTGCATGA
- a CDS encoding ABC transporter ATP-binding protein — MMALEARNIVFGYGDREVLSGVSVQVEAGKVVSLLGPNGTGKSTLLKILLGIKRPAKGEVRLDGTPLARIAPREYARSVAYVPQLHNATFPYTVFDVVLMGRMPHTGFFSGYPKRDRQLAEEALERLSLGHLKTRPYLEISGGERQLALIARALAQEARIFILDEPVGGLDYGNQLRLLERIRALAREGYAFIQSTHFPEHALLVSDRVLLLNGGRIVAEGNPVDVITPENIYRLYGVEVDMVRLGDAYSACVPRFCADRSREHRFARKK, encoded by the coding sequence ATGATGGCGCTGGAAGCCCGGAACATCGTGTTCGGCTATGGCGACCGCGAGGTGCTGAGCGGGGTTTCGGTCCAGGTCGAGGCGGGAAAAGTGGTGTCACTGCTGGGACCGAACGGCACCGGCAAGAGCACGCTGCTCAAGATCCTGCTGGGCATCAAGCGGCCGGCGAAAGGCGAGGTTCGCCTGGACGGCACGCCGCTCGCACGCATTGCACCCCGTGAATACGCCCGCAGCGTGGCCTATGTACCGCAACTTCATAACGCCACTTTTCCCTATACCGTGTTCGACGTGGTGCTCATGGGCCGAATGCCGCACACGGGCTTTTTCTCGGGCTATCCGAAGCGAGACCGCCAGCTTGCCGAAGAGGCACTGGAGCGGCTCTCTCTCGGCCATCTCAAGACGCGGCCGTATTTGGAAATCAGCGGCGGCGAACGCCAACTGGCCCTCATCGCCCGCGCGCTGGCCCAGGAAGCGCGGATCTTCATCCTCGACGAACCGGTCGGCGGACTCGATTACGGCAATCAGCTGCGTCTCCTGGAGCGCATTCGCGCTCTTGCCCGGGAAGGCTATGCGTTCATCCAGTCCACCCATTTTCCGGAGCACGCCCTGCTGGTTTCGGACCGCGTGCTGCTGCTGAACGGTGGACGGATCGTCGCCGAAGGAAATCCCGTCGACGTGATCACCCCCGAAAACATTTACCGGCTTTATGGCGTGGAGGTGGATATGGTGCGCCTTGGCGACGCGTATTCCGCGTGTGTACCCAGATTCTGCGCGGACCGGTCCCGCGAACACCGGTTTGCCCGCAAAAAATAG
- a CDS encoding LLM class flavin-dependent oxidoreductase, with protein sequence MNFGIFCFYENYDGDYAKVLAAQSTLVQHAEELGFQEAWVAEHHFTDFGVSPSILLLLAHLSGVTKRIRLGTAALLLPFYDPIKLAEDIATLDHLSGGRLNLGVAQGGPFPLQNKHFKVPPESARTKMLEALELIVRLLGTDKVSHSGPHFQIEGVTTHPKPLQCPIPVFLASQNPAAVHHAADRGYGLLGGQGATTDKLKATLAHYRVINPSLPKPLTLLRTFFVAKTRKAALAVALPSIRRFRERMRSMLSDNGEPGESGVTVNMDRLLENALIGDVAECRDKIQRLRDELDLNSLVLKPAANDPAANRYSLSLFGDEVMPYV encoded by the coding sequence ATGAACTTCGGAATTTTCTGCTTCTACGAAAATTATGACGGCGACTACGCCAAGGTACTGGCCGCTCAATCCACGCTGGTGCAGCATGCCGAGGAACTGGGCTTTCAGGAAGCCTGGGTCGCCGAGCATCACTTCACCGACTTTGGCGTCAGTCCATCCATCCTGCTGTTGCTGGCCCATCTGTCCGGGGTCACGAAGCGCATTCGTTTGGGCACCGCGGCGCTCTTGTTACCGTTTTACGATCCCATCAAGCTGGCCGAGGACATCGCCACCCTCGATCATTTGAGCGGCGGCAGGCTCAATCTGGGCGTCGCACAGGGCGGCCCGTTTCCCCTGCAAAACAAGCATTTCAAGGTGCCGCCGGAAAGCGCCCGGACGAAGATGCTGGAAGCCCTCGAACTCATCGTCCGGCTGCTCGGCACCGATAAGGTCAGCCACTCCGGACCCCATTTTCAGATCGAGGGCGTTACCACTCACCCGAAACCGCTGCAATGCCCGATACCCGTGTTCCTGGCATCGCAAAATCCCGCGGCCGTGCATCATGCCGCGGACCGCGGTTACGGGCTCCTCGGGGGTCAAGGTGCAACCACCGATAAGCTCAAGGCAACCCTCGCCCACTATCGCGTAATCAATCCCTCGTTGCCCAAGCCGCTCACCCTGCTTCGAACCTTTTTCGTCGCCAAAACCCGGAAGGCCGCCTTGGCGGTGGCGCTGCCCTCGATCCGGCGTTTCCGGGAAAGGATGAGAAGCATGCTCAGCGACAATGGCGAGCCTGGCGAAAGCGGCGTTACGGTCAACATGGATCGGCTTCTGGAAAACGCGCTGATCGGCGATGTGGCGGAATGCCGGGACAAGATACAAAGACTCCGGGACGAACTGGATCTGAACAGCCTGGTGTTGAAACCCGCCGCCAACGATCCCGCCGCCAACCGGTACAGCCTGTCGCTGTTCGGCGATGAGGTCATGCCTTATGTGTAG
- a CDS encoding LLM class flavin-dependent oxidoreductase, with protein MAIRNDMKPGMRFGLSGCGAGLEAADPDDWIELAERAERLGFSSLWINEEHFQRRDHTSGGRHCLSPLIVAAAMAARTRHIRIGFSVLLQRSLERLSFEVMPRLQTATP; from the coding sequence ATGGCAATCCGAAATGATATGAAACCCGGAATGCGATTCGGGCTCTCCGGTTGCGGAGCCGGCCTGGAGGCCGCCGATCCCGACGATTGGATCGAGTTGGCCGAACGGGCCGAACGACTGGGCTTTTCCTCGCTGTGGATCAACGAGGAACATTTTCAGCGCAGGGATCATACGAGTGGTGGCAGGCATTGCCTGTCTCCCCTGATCGTGGCGGCGGCGATGGCGGCGCGTACCCGGCACATCCGGATCGGTTTTTCGGTGCTGCTGCAACGCTCGCTGGAGCGGCTGTCCTTTGAAGTCATGCCCCGCCTCCAAACCGCTACACCCTAG
- a CDS encoding TonB-dependent receptor: MRYLQSLLLPLVGLVAANAVRAEPAIQELPPVTVTATAETLPVSANEQDAGTRTELGPAAIRLFGGPGQTNPQQALQYLPSVNFQSADPYGLSSNQPPGNPSMRIRGRPTSSPGSPHSLRTVEDLPLTGAPGGGAAIYDLENIQALTVYKGAMLPDKGLGFGNIAGNINLRMRRPDEEPGVFLKQDFGSFDFFRTFLRGDSGRLPSDTRLFGSYSYTTADKWRGSGGSPDYRHNGGFGLTQDFGESVKLELFGVVNDQKHHDFRPLTEIQARQLGRFNDFDFNSRLSGNPARDISYYDFNRQAFTDASVFANLEIKTSETSRLSLKPYYWHDEGFYLLGMPMLQGAPGVRRWDINHDLWGLLGKFDFKGWDTDFTLGYWYHEQEPPGPPTSWKAYRIAGDDLRFAGWALLNKQSHHIFHSPFVAVHRQFGSADLSAGLRYVVQQTASITSYRTANLPDVSYSEVFDYRPAVDPSASVGSRRFSDWLPYFGATYALSENHSLRFSYGRNFNAMPLHQYPTYIMSRRAFEAAGVTLQQLWNQQKPGQSDNFDLGARFSGDNWFVAPTLYYSTERGKAVTAFDPELGVSYYQTARARAYGAEIDAGLDLLDGLSLYGAFSYNRYELSDDIRTAGNALLRVAGHQVPDSPEVEGKLFLTYRLGNFSISPGMRYIGERYGDVENRMRLPSYAIADLHLNYEHKKFAEMGDLNLGLSFLNVFDKQYIAVVNARDDQRPGTTTYYPGAPLTVVGTVSLRF; the protein is encoded by the coding sequence ATGAGATACCTCCAATCGCTACTCCTCCCCCTAGTCGGACTCGTTGCCGCCAATGCGGTTCGCGCAGAACCCGCGATCCAGGAACTGCCCCCGGTTACCGTGACAGCCACAGCCGAGACGCTGCCCGTGTCGGCCAACGAACAAGACGCCGGTACCCGGACTGAGTTGGGTCCGGCCGCGATCCGCCTGTTCGGCGGGCCCGGCCAGACCAATCCGCAACAGGCTTTACAGTATCTGCCTTCGGTCAATTTTCAGAGCGCCGACCCTTACGGCTTGTCGAGCAATCAGCCACCCGGCAATCCGTCGATGCGCATCCGCGGCAGGCCCACCTCCTCGCCGGGCTCGCCCCATTCCCTTCGTACCGTGGAAGATCTACCGCTGACCGGTGCCCCCGGCGGCGGCGCGGCCATCTACGATCTGGAAAACATCCAGGCTCTGACCGTCTACAAGGGAGCCATGCTCCCTGACAAAGGACTCGGCTTCGGCAACATCGCCGGCAACATCAATCTTCGGATGCGGCGCCCCGACGAAGAGCCGGGTGTTTTCCTTAAACAGGATTTCGGTTCTTTCGATTTCTTCCGCACCTTCCTTCGCGGCGATTCGGGACGGCTGCCCTCGGACACGCGCTTGTTCGGCTCGTATTCCTACACGACGGCGGACAAATGGCGCGGTTCCGGCGGCTCTCCGGACTATCGCCACAACGGCGGATTCGGGCTGACGCAGGACTTCGGCGAGTCCGTCAAGCTCGAACTGTTCGGCGTCGTCAACGATCAGAAACACCATGACTTCCGCCCGCTCACGGAAATCCAGGCGCGGCAGCTCGGACGCTTCAACGACTTCGATTTCAACTCCCGACTGAGCGGCAACCCCGCACGAGACATCAGCTATTACGACTTCAATCGCCAGGCGTTCACGGACGCCAGCGTGTTCGCCAACCTCGAGATCAAGACTTCCGAGACCAGCCGGCTGTCCCTCAAACCCTATTACTGGCACGACGAAGGGTTTTATCTGTTGGGTATGCCCATGCTCCAGGGTGCGCCGGGCGTGCGCCGCTGGGACATCAACCATGATCTTTGGGGCCTGCTCGGCAAATTCGATTTCAAGGGCTGGGATACCGATTTCACCCTGGGTTACTGGTATCACGAGCAGGAGCCGCCGGGGCCGCCGACCTCCTGGAAGGCGTACCGCATCGCGGGCGACGATCTCCGCTTCGCCGGCTGGGCGCTTCTGAACAAGCAAAGCCATCATATTTTTCACAGTCCGTTCGTCGCGGTACATCGCCAATTCGGTTCCGCCGACCTCAGCGCGGGACTCCGCTACGTGGTCCAGCAGACGGCGTCCATCACCTCATACCGGACCGCCAATCTCCCCGACGTTTCGTACAGCGAGGTCTTCGATTACCGCCCGGCCGTCGATCCCTCCGCCAGCGTGGGCAGCCGCCGTTTCAGCGATTGGCTGCCCTACTTCGGCGCCACCTACGCCCTGAGCGAAAACCACTCGCTTCGCTTCAGCTACGGGCGGAACTTCAACGCCATGCCGCTGCATCAATATCCCACCTACATCATGTCGCGGCGAGCCTTCGAAGCGGCCGGGGTCACGCTGCAGCAGCTTTGGAACCAGCAGAAGCCCGGACAGTCCGACAACTTCGATCTGGGTGCCCGGTTCTCGGGGGACAACTGGTTCGTCGCGCCGACCCTTTATTACTCGACCGAGCGGGGCAAGGCGGTCACGGCCTTCGATCCCGAGCTCGGGGTTTCCTATTATCAAACCGCTCGCGCCCGCGCCTACGGCGCCGAGATCGACGCCGGGCTGGACTTGCTGGATGGGCTCAGCCTGTACGGCGCCTTTTCCTACAACCGCTATGAACTCAGCGACGACATTCGGACGGCCGGCAACGCTCTGCTGCGCGTCGCGGGCCATCAAGTCCCCGACTCCCCGGAAGTGGAAGGCAAGCTGTTCCTGACCTACCGTCTCGGCAACTTCTCGATCTCCCCCGGCATGCGCTACATCGGCGAGCGCTACGGCGACGTGGAAAACCGCATGCGGTTGCCGTCCTATGCCATCGCCGACCTGCACCTGAACTACGAGCACAAGAAATTCGCCGAGATGGGCGACCTCAACCTGGGGCTCAGTTTTCTCAACGTCTTCGACAAGCAGTACATCGCCGTGGTCAATGCCCGCGACGACCAGCGGCCCGGCACCACCACCTACTACCCGGGTGCGCCCCTGACCGTGGTGGGAACCGTGTCCCTGCGTTTTTAG
- a CDS encoding LysR family transcriptional regulator, which produces MFIRQVHYLIALAKTGHFGRAAEICNVSQPALSTAIQHLEEELGVVIVRRGQRFQGFTPEGERLLQWARILARDWEGMRQEAALCSRQITGTLRIGAIPTTLAVTPQFTGPYQAECPGVAIQLLSLCAEDLIRQLDRFELDLGLTYLDDPRLKGFRTLSLYRERHVLLARDPDLPVATGKPTWADIAELPLCLLTPNMQNRRLIDAAFREAGVSPRVVLETDSVLALYAHVRCAGLYSVVPHSLLSLFEMRQEVTAIPVNPELSRSIGFISRFHDPMPPVQESAWNIAARLDLQARLDALINAMN; this is translated from the coding sequence ATGTTTATCCGTCAAGTCCATTACTTGATCGCGCTGGCCAAAACCGGCCATTTTGGTCGTGCAGCGGAAATCTGCAATGTGTCTCAACCGGCCTTGTCGACCGCCATACAGCATTTGGAGGAAGAGTTGGGTGTCGTCATTGTCCGGCGCGGCCAGCGGTTCCAGGGCTTTACGCCGGAAGGCGAGCGGCTGCTGCAATGGGCGCGAATTCTGGCGCGGGACTGGGAAGGCATGCGGCAGGAAGCGGCGCTGTGCAGCCGGCAAATCACCGGCACCTTACGGATCGGGGCGATTCCGACGACCCTGGCAGTGACCCCCCAGTTCACGGGGCCTTACCAGGCGGAATGTCCCGGCGTGGCCATCCAGTTGCTATCGCTTTGCGCTGAGGACTTGATTCGCCAACTCGATCGGTTTGAACTCGATCTGGGTTTGACCTATCTGGACGATCCCCGTCTCAAGGGCTTCCGGACATTGTCCCTGTATCGGGAGCGGCATGTGCTGTTGGCCCGCGATCCTGACCTCCCTGTGGCCACCGGCAAACCGACCTGGGCCGACATCGCCGAACTCCCGCTCTGTCTGCTGACACCGAATATGCAGAACCGCCGCCTCATCGACGCCGCCTTCCGGGAGGCCGGCGTATCGCCGCGGGTGGTGCTGGAAACCGACTCGGTGTTGGCCCTGTACGCCCATGTCCGCTGCGCCGGGTTGTACAGCGTGGTTCCCCACAGCCTCCTGAGCCTGTTCGAGATGCGTCAGGAGGTCACCGCGATCCCCGTGAATCCTGAACTATCGAGATCCATCGGCTTCATTTCACGCTTTCATGACCCCATGCCGCCGGTGCAAGAGTCCGCCTGGAACATCGCGGCCCGACTCGACTTGCAGGCCCGTCTCGATGCCCTGATAAACGCCATGAATTGA
- the nifH gene encoding nitrogenase iron protein → MSDLRQIAFYGKGGIGKSTTSQNTLAALAEMGQRILIVGCDPKADSTRLILHTKAQDTILSLAASAGSVEDLELEDVMKVGYRDIRCVESGGPEPGVGCAGRGVITSINFLEEEGAYNDVDYVSYDVLGDVVCGGFAMPIRENKAQEIYIVMSGEMMAMYAANNISKGILKYANSGGVRLGGLVCNERQTDKELELAESLATRLGTQLIHFVPRDNIVQHAELRRMTVIEYAPDSKQANEYRQLANKVHNNVGKGVIPTPITMDELEDLLMAHGIMKQVDESQVGKTADELAA, encoded by the coding sequence ATGTCAGATTTAAGACAGATCGCGTTTTACGGCAAAGGCGGCATCGGCAAGTCCACCACTTCGCAAAACACCCTGGCGGCCCTGGCCGAGATGGGCCAGCGCATTCTCATCGTCGGCTGCGATCCCAAGGCCGATTCCACGCGTTTGATTCTGCATACCAAGGCCCAGGACACCATCCTGAGCCTCGCGGCCAGCGCCGGCAGCGTCGAGGACCTGGAACTGGAAGACGTGATGAAAGTGGGTTACCGCGACATCCGCTGCGTGGAGTCCGGCGGTCCGGAACCCGGAGTGGGCTGCGCCGGCCGCGGCGTCATCACCTCCATCAACTTCCTCGAAGAGGAAGGCGCCTACAACGACGTCGACTATGTCTCCTACGACGTACTCGGCGACGTGGTGTGCGGCGGCTTCGCGATGCCCATCCGCGAGAACAAGGCGCAGGAAATCTACATCGTCATGTCCGGCGAGATGATGGCCATGTATGCGGCCAACAATATTTCCAAGGGCATTTTGAAATACGCCAACTCGGGCGGCGTACGCCTGGGCGGCCTGGTCTGCAACGAGCGTCAGACCGACAAGGAACTGGAATTGGCGGAATCATTGGCCACACGGCTCGGCACCCAGCTGATCCACTTCGTGCCGCGCGACAACATCGTGCAGCACGCGGAGCTCCGCCGGATGACGGTGATCGAATACGCCCCGGACTCGAAGCAGGCCAACGAATACCGTCAATTGGCCAACAAGGTTCACAACAATGTCGGCAAGGGCGTCATCCCGACCCCGATCACCATGGACGAGCTCGAAGATCTCTTGATGGCCCACGGCATCATGAAACAGGTCGACGAATCG
- a CDS encoding TonB-dependent receptor, protein MKNKTMLRWWHRGDAVKRWWLIPAALGCSPAWAEPAPIDEPPILDVVTVEGVQTHADYVEPKGSQPNTESTVSREGIRRLAGPGQTNVFKALDLLPSLHTETADPFGLTANRAIRIRGKGAFHLGQTIEGLPLTGVVGGADIYDLENMDGITLYRGAVPPDKGFGFSNATGLIDQTILRPFDKPGLSVKESFGSYNFNRVYGRIDSGLLPTDTKLFASYSYTTAYKWRGAGESPANRHNLGFGLTQKLTDSAKLEIFGAYNDLESHDFRPLNYSQATRLDAFGKFDYNTRLSGIPGQDINYYDFNRREFSDFSLFANLEIKPTDTSRISVKPYYWRDDGFRLFASNSLLGSPGVTRWDIKHEQVGLVAQYDASVLGAEVTLGYWWQDMESPPPPVGQKAYRVTASGDLAFAGWSVLSKQENHVFHSPYLVVNGQLGKANLRAGVRYLDQTVPGIRYYDTQGLPDVDYDNVFRFNPREDPTRRVASQSFQEWLPHFGVNYEITDEARAYFTYGRNYGRPDWGPQASLFNASRARFTAAGLNLDNLFRRLKPEISDNFDLGLRIGDGNWWVAPTLFYAIVNRKEVNLYDPAIQLTYYQSNAEARSYGAEIEAGITLWDDLSLFSSVSYNRYEFENDVRTAANTVIATKGKQVPDSPEVTAKVGLTYRFMGFAISPTVRYVGERFGDAENTQRVPSYTVADLYIDYEKKDLLGLGDITLGLSFLNVFDKRYIGIISQNDIQVAGNTTYYPGAPFTVAFTVGARF, encoded by the coding sequence ATGAAGAACAAAACGATGCTTCGATGGTGGCACAGGGGGGATGCCGTAAAACGATGGTGGCTGATTCCCGCGGCATTAGGGTGCAGCCCCGCCTGGGCGGAACCGGCGCCGATCGATGAACCGCCGATACTGGACGTGGTCACGGTGGAAGGCGTGCAGACGCACGCGGATTACGTGGAGCCCAAGGGCAGCCAGCCCAATACGGAAAGCACCGTCAGCCGCGAGGGTATACGGCGCCTGGCCGGCCCCGGCCAGACCAACGTTTTCAAGGCGCTCGACCTGTTGCCGTCGCTGCATACGGAAACGGCCGACCCCTTCGGACTGACGGCAAACAGGGCCATCCGAATTCGCGGGAAGGGCGCCTTCCATCTCGGGCAGACTATTGAGGGCCTGCCGTTGACCGGTGTCGTGGGCGGGGCCGACATTTATGATTTGGAAAATATGGACGGCATCACCCTCTACCGGGGCGCGGTGCCCCCGGACAAAGGCTTCGGCTTCTCCAACGCCACCGGGCTGATCGACCAGACCATTCTGAGGCCGTTCGACAAGCCGGGGCTCAGCGTCAAGGAAAGCTTCGGCTCCTACAACTTCAACCGCGTGTACGGCCGCATCGACTCCGGCCTCCTGCCCACGGACACCAAGCTGTTCGCTTCCTATTCCTACACCACCGCGTACAAATGGCGCGGGGCCGGGGAGTCGCCCGCTAATCGGCACAACCTCGGCTTCGGCCTCACGCAAAAGCTGACGGATTCCGCCAAGCTCGAAATTTTCGGCGCCTACAACGATCTCGAATCGCACGATTTCCGCCCCCTGAACTACAGCCAGGCCACGCGCCTCGACGCGTTCGGGAAGTTCGATTACAACACCCGGCTTTCCGGCATCCCCGGTCAGGACATCAACTACTACGATTTCAACCGAAGAGAGTTCTCCGATTTCAGCCTGTTCGCCAATCTGGAAATCAAGCCGACCGATACGTCCAGGATTTCGGTCAAGCCCTATTACTGGCGCGACGACGGCTTCCGGCTGTTTGCCTCGAACAGTCTGCTGGGCAGCCCGGGCGTCACCCGGTGGGACATCAAGCATGAACAAGTGGGACTGGTGGCGCAGTACGACGCCTCGGTGTTGGGCGCCGAGGTGACTTTGGGCTACTGGTGGCAGGACATGGAATCGCCGCCGCCCCCGGTGGGGCAAAAGGCTTACCGCGTCACCGCCTCGGGCGACCTGGCCTTTGCCGGCTGGTCGGTGCTGTCCAAACAGGAAAATCACGTATTCCATAGTCCTTATCTGGTCGTAAACGGCCAGCTCGGCAAGGCTAACCTCCGAGCGGGCGTGCGCTACCTCGACCAGACCGTGCCGGGAATCCGGTATTACGACACCCAGGGCCTGCCTGACGTCGATTATGACAATGTATTCCGCTTCAATCCCCGGGAAGACCCGACACGGCGTGTCGCAAGCCAAAGCTTCCAGGAATGGCTGCCGCACTTCGGCGTCAACTACGAAATCACGGACGAGGCCCGCGCCTACTTCACCTATGGGCGGAACTACGGGCGGCCCGACTGGGGACCGCAGGCCTCCCTGTTCAACGCCTCTAGAGCCCGCTTTACCGCCGCCGGCCTGAATCTCGACAATCTGTTCCGCCGGCTCAAGCCCGAGATTTCGGATAATTTCGATCTCGGCCTGCGCATTGGCGACGGCAATTGGTGGGTGGCGCCCACGCTGTTCTACGCCATCGTCAATCGCAAGGAGGTCAATCTGTACGACCCCGCGATTCAACTGACCTATTACCAGAGCAATGCCGAAGCCCGCTCCTACGGTGCGGAGATCGAAGCGGGGATCACGCTGTGGGATGATCTGTCCCTGTTCTCGTCAGTGTCCTACAACCGCTACGAGTTCGAAAACGACGTCCGCACCGCCGCCAACACCGTGATCGCGACGAAAGGCAAGCAGGTTCCCGACTCGCCCGAGGTCACCGCCAAGGTGGGCCTTACGTACAGGTTTATGGGTTTTGCCATATCGCCCACGGTTCGCTATGTCGGCGAGCGTTTCGGCGACGCGGAGAACACACAGCGGGTACCCTCCTACACCGTGGCGGATCTCTATATTGATTATGAGAAAAAGGACCTGCTGGGTTTGGGGGACATCACGCTGGGATTGAGCTTCCTGAACGTGTTCGACAAGCGCTACATCGGCATCATCAGCCAGAACGATATCCAGGTGGCGGGGAATACGACCTATTACCCCGGCGCGCCGTTTACCGTAGCGTTCACGGTCGGGGCAAGATTCTAG
- a CDS encoding ABC transporter substrate-binding protein — MPRTLVLRPVLAAVLMLHGAIAAVADTARRQLTDLAGRTVELPAEVRRVATLGPVPVINSFVFAIGKGDTLINGLPPFARSARWKYQSLIAPNLSRQPQAQGLDNAPQLETLQRLAPDAVFAMDASTVRTVERTGLPVLFLAWRDAGDIGRIMQLMGEVFDRRERADAYTRYFDGVLERVRTAVAGVPTEQRPKVLYFSLKTLTQPHLIADWWIQAAGGISVTADGRRTESVRFTPEQVFAWDPDVLIVSSPEELAQIRHDARFRRLRAVRERKIHAIPAGVHPWGHRTAEQPLTVLWAAGLFHPSLFPGLNMTAEIKDFYRRFFDYPLSDRQAEEILHGNPK; from the coding sequence ATGCCGCGAACCCTGGTACTCCGCCCTGTTCTTGCAGCTGTCCTGATGCTGCACGGGGCGATCGCCGCTGTGGCGGATACGGCTCGGCGTCAGCTGACCGACCTCGCGGGCCGCACGGTGGAATTGCCCGCCGAGGTACGGCGGGTGGCCACCCTCGGACCGGTGCCGGTAATCAATAGCTTCGTGTTCGCCATCGGCAAGGGCGATACCCTGATCAACGGCCTGCCGCCGTTCGCCCGGTCGGCGCGCTGGAAATACCAGTCTCTGATCGCACCGAACCTGTCGAGACAGCCCCAGGCTCAGGGCTTAGACAACGCTCCCCAGCTTGAAACCCTGCAAAGGCTCGCTCCGGACGCGGTATTCGCCATGGACGCGAGCACGGTGCGGACGGTGGAGCGCACCGGGCTGCCGGTGCTGTTCCTCGCCTGGCGGGATGCCGGGGATATCGGGCGGATCATGCAACTCATGGGCGAGGTTTTCGACCGGCGAGAGCGTGCCGACGCCTATACGCGCTACTTCGACGGCGTGCTGGAACGGGTTCGGACGGCGGTCGCCGGTGTCCCCACGGAACAAAGACCCAAGGTCCTCTACTTCAGTCTCAAGACGCTGACACAGCCCCATCTGATCGCCGACTGGTGGATCCAGGCGGCGGGCGGCATCAGCGTCACCGCCGACGGCCGCCGTACCGAGAGCGTGAGATTCACGCCCGAGCAAGTATTTGCCTGGGATCCCGATGTGCTCATTGTCTCTTCCCCGGAAGAACTGGCTCAAATTCGCCACGACGCGCGCTTTCGCCGGCTCCGCGCCGTACGCGAGCGAAAAATTCACGCCATCCCGGCGGGCGTACACCCGTGGGGGCACCGTACCGCGGAGCAGCCGTTGACCGTGCTATGGGCGGCCGGGCTGTTCCACCCGTCACTTTTCCCGGGGCTGAACATGACAGCCGAAATCAAAGACTTTTACCGCCGGTTCTTCGACTATCCGCTCTCGGACCGGCAGGCGGAGGAAATACTTCATGGCAATCCGAAATGA